Below is a genomic region from Streptomyces ferrugineus.
GAGCCCGAAGTGCTTCAGATAGGCACGCATCGACCGCTCCACCGCGGGTGGCGCGGCAACCGGCGTGTATGTGTGAGTGCCGTAGTCCGTACGCCAGTCGAGGAGACCGGAGTCGATCCGCACGGCGAAGATCTGCTCGCCGATCACCGTCACCCGGATATCGGCAACCTTGTCCACCCGCTTCTGGAAGAGGTGCATGGTGCCGGACACGGAGGCGTCGATCTCGTCGGCGATCACCTCGGTCACGCGGACGGTCTGGGCCTTGCCGTCGACCAGATAGAGCGGAACCGAGATCGGCTTGAAGATGACCGGACCGTGCGCCCTGATGAAGGCCCGTGCGTCGTCGGGAACGTTGGTGATCAACGTCGGCGGAAGCGTGAAGCCGGCCACCGCCGCTGCCGCGAGCCCGGCTGGCTTGTACTCGGCGTCGCCGATGCGATTGGGGTGGTTGACGTAGAGGCAGCCGGGCAGAGAGGTCAGAATGCCGCCCAGCCCGTAGCGCGCCTGGGCGATGGCGAACCGCTCGTCCTGCTTGTCGAGGTGGGGGAAGGCAAACCCGGAGGGGCGGCGGTAGTACACGGAACGCACCGCGCCTAGGTCGGCACGTCGGCTCGGGGTCTGCACGCTTCCCCGCCACCCATCGGTGCCACCGATGGGTGGCCGAGCACGACAGAGTGGCGGGGAAGTCACCGGAGTCGAACCGCACGACCGGGACACCCCGGTCGTGCAGCTCGGCGATCACGAAGTCCGCAGTCGGGTCGTCGAGGTTGGTGACGACCAGGACCGGACGAACGTCGTTCGTCACCAGAGTCACTGGTCGGTGTCGTTCCCCGTGTCGCTGTCCGGGGAGTCGCTGTTGCGGTCGCCCTGGCCCGTGGTGCCGGTCGCGGGATTCGTACCGGAGGATGTGCCGTGGCCCGGGGACATGGTGGGTACCCCGGAATTGTCGAAGTACCGGGCGGTCTGCGTCTCCGGATCCAGC
It encodes:
- the tgmA gene encoding putative ATP-grasp-modified RiPP, translated to MFNHMDRFPTGSPLPQGHLTVAPWGLRRIAPYPPVEGPVYATVTLDPETQTARYFDNSGVPTMSPGHGTSSGTNPATGTTGQGDRNSDSPDSDTGNDTDQ